The proteins below come from a single Streptomyces tubercidicus genomic window:
- a CDS encoding amino acid ABC transporter permease, whose product MTYGDGVVKSRTAREKADDGYVPSPRRIERERFKRARARRATAVAALSTLVTGAVLFLVITRSPGWPRTRETFFSLEYARIALPKVLDGLLLNLRLLVVCGAAVLVLGLLLAVARTLRGPVFFPLRALAAAYTDFFRGLPLIICLLMVVFGVPALRLQGVTTDPVLLGGSALVLTYSAYVAEVFRAGIESVHPSQRAAARSLGLSGGQALRFVVLPQAVRRVVPPLLNDLVSLQKDTGLVSIAGAVDAVYAAQIIAGKDFNFTPYVVAGLVFVALTIPMTRCTDWITARMDRRRAQGGLV is encoded by the coding sequence GTGACGTACGGAGACGGTGTGGTGAAGTCCCGTACGGCGCGGGAGAAGGCCGACGACGGGTATGTGCCCTCGCCGCGGCGGATCGAGCGGGAGCGCTTCAAGCGGGCCAGGGCCCGGCGCGCCACCGCCGTCGCCGCACTCAGCACCCTGGTCACCGGCGCGGTCCTCTTCCTGGTCATCACCCGCTCGCCCGGCTGGCCGCGGACCCGCGAGACGTTCTTCAGCCTGGAGTACGCCCGGATCGCGCTGCCGAAGGTGCTGGACGGGCTGCTGCTGAATCTGCGGCTGCTGGTGGTGTGCGGGGCGGCGGTGCTGGTGCTCGGGCTGCTGCTGGCGGTGGCCCGGACGCTGCGCGGCCCGGTGTTCTTCCCGCTGCGCGCGCTGGCCGCCGCGTACACCGACTTCTTCCGTGGACTGCCGCTGATCATCTGTCTGCTGATGGTGGTCTTCGGGGTGCCGGCGCTGCGGCTGCAGGGCGTGACCACCGATCCGGTGCTGCTCGGCGGCTCCGCGCTGGTGCTGACGTACTCGGCCTATGTCGCCGAGGTCTTCCGGGCCGGCATCGAATCGGTGCACCCCTCGCAGCGGGCAGCGGCCCGGTCGCTGGGGCTCTCCGGCGGACAGGCGCTGCGCTTCGTGGTGCTGCCGCAGGCGGTGCGACGGGTGGTGCCGCCGCTGCTGAACGATCTGGTCTCGCTGCAGAAGGACACCGGTCTGGTGTCCATCGCGGGCGCGGTGGACGCGGTCTACGCCGCGCAGATCATCGCCGGCAAGGACTTCAACTTCACGCCGTATGTCGTGGCCGGGCTCGTCTTCGTCGCCCTGACGATCCCGATGACCCGCTGCACGGACTGGATCACGGCCCGTATGGACCGCAGGCGCGCCCAGGGAGGGCTGGTATGA
- a CDS encoding glycerophosphodiester phosphodiesterase, protein MSFLTIGHRGMMGVEPENTLRSFVRAEHEGLDVIELDLHLSKDGALVVMHDADVDRTTDGAGPIVERTLAELRELDAGQGERIPVFEEVVAAVKAPLQAEIKDVAAAQALAEVMRSRDLVGRVDVISFHDEALAAIRTLLPGVRTALVASRYGADVVDRALAVGATMLSLNIRRLTLELVERAHAAQLKVVAWTVNTHDQLRLARGLGLDGVVTDMPEIRRAVRFTA, encoded by the coding sequence TTGTCCTTTCTCACCATCGGACACCGCGGGATGATGGGCGTCGAGCCGGAGAACACCCTGCGCTCCTTCGTGCGCGCCGAGCACGAGGGCCTCGATGTCATCGAACTGGATCTGCATCTGAGCAAGGACGGCGCGCTCGTGGTGATGCACGACGCGGATGTGGACCGGACCACCGACGGCGCCGGACCGATCGTCGAACGCACCCTCGCCGAGCTGCGCGAACTCGATGCCGGGCAGGGCGAGCGGATCCCGGTCTTCGAGGAGGTCGTGGCGGCGGTCAAGGCGCCGCTGCAGGCCGAGATCAAGGATGTGGCGGCCGCACAGGCGCTGGCCGAGGTGATGCGCTCACGCGATCTGGTCGGCCGGGTCGATGTGATCTCCTTCCACGACGAGGCGCTCGCCGCGATCCGGACCCTGCTGCCCGGCGTCCGTACGGCGCTGGTCGCCAGCCGCTACGGCGCCGATGTCGTCGACCGGGCACTGGCCGTCGGCGCGACGATGCTCTCGCTGAACATCCGGCGGCTCACCCTGGAGCTGGTCGAGCGGGCCCATGCCGCACAGCTGAAGGTGGTGGCCTGGACGGTCAACACCCACGACCAGCTGCGCCTCGCACGCGGGCTCGGTCTGGACGGCGTGGTGACCGATATGCCGGAGATCCGGCGGGCGGTGCGCTTCACGGCGTAG
- a CDS encoding HAD family hydrolase: MTTIKGVLFDFSGTLLRIEPAESWLRAALTASRTTMDDAEIVRRAAALERAGALPGATSPTEIPDALADLWKIRDRDARHHRAVYTGLARQVPLPEPELYDALYDRHMTAAAWQPYPDTAEVLAELHRRGIRTGLVSNIGWDLRPVLRAHGLDRYLDTCVLSYEHGIQKPDPQLFALACQELGLDPSAVLMVGDDRTADGGATALGCAFQPVDHLPVDRRPDGLRPVLDLVG; this comes from the coding sequence ATGACGACCATTAAGGGTGTGCTCTTCGACTTCTCCGGGACGCTGCTGCGGATCGAGCCGGCCGAGTCCTGGCTGCGGGCGGCGCTGACCGCGTCCCGTACGACCATGGACGACGCCGAGATCGTCCGCCGGGCGGCCGCGCTGGAACGGGCCGGGGCGCTGCCCGGTGCCACCTCTCCCACCGAGATCCCCGATGCGCTGGCCGATCTGTGGAAGATCCGCGACCGCGACGCCCGCCACCACCGCGCGGTGTACACCGGCCTGGCCCGCCAAGTGCCGCTCCCCGAGCCGGAGTTGTATGACGCGCTCTACGACCGCCATATGACGGCGGCGGCCTGGCAGCCGTACCCCGACACGGCCGAGGTGCTGGCGGAACTGCACCGGCGCGGTATCCGGACCGGCCTGGTGAGCAACATCGGCTGGGATCTGCGGCCGGTACTGCGCGCGCATGGCCTGGACCGCTATCTGGACACCTGTGTGCTGTCCTACGAGCACGGCATCCAGAAACCGGATCCCCAGCTCTTCGCGCTGGCCTGCCAGGAGTTGGGGCTGGATCCGTCGGCCGTCCTGATGGTGGGCGACGACCGCACGGCGGACGGCGGGGCCACGGCGCTGGGCTGCGCCTTCCAGCCGGTGGACCATCTGCCGGTGGACCGGCGTCCGGACGGGCTGCGGCCGGTGCTGGACCTCGTGGGCTGA
- a CDS encoding NADP-dependent isocitrate dehydrogenase, with translation MTDSTIIYTHTDEAPALATYSFLPVIQAYASTAGVSVETRDISLAGRIIASFPERLEEGQRIDDALAELGELAKTPEANIIKLPNISASIPQLKAAVAELQEQGYALPDYPDDPKTDEERDIRARYDKVKGSAVNPVLREGNSDRRAPASVKNYAKSNPHRMGAWSADSKTNVATMGVDDFRSTEKSTVIGQNGTLRIELSGDDGSTTVLRESVPVLAGEVVDASVMRVAALREFLTAQVARAKAEGVLFSVHLKATMMKVSDPIVFGHVVRAFFPKTFAQYGESLAAAGLTPNDGLGGIYKGLESLADGAEIKASFDAELAEGPELAMVDSDRGISNLHVPSDVIVDASMPAMIRTSGHMWGPDGAEADTLAVLPDSSYAGIYQAVIDDCRAHGAYDPSTMGSVPNVGLMAQKAEEYGSHDKTFEIPVTGTVRVLDESGNAVLEQVVGAGDIFRMCQTKDAPIRDWVKLAVTRARATGNPAVFWLDAGRAHDAQLIEKVNTYLAEHDTDGLQIEIMSPVDAITFSLERIRRGEDTISVTGNVLRDYLTDLFPILELGTSAKMLSVVPLMNGGGLFETGAGGSAPKHVQQLVKENYLRWDSLGEFLALAVSFEHLAQKTGNARAQVLADTLDRATGSFLNENKSPSRKLGGIDNRGSHFYLALYWAQELAKQTDDAQLAEAFAALAKTLTEQEQTIVDELIAVQGSPADIGGYYQPAVAKADAVMRPSKTLNQALANLS, from the coding sequence GTGACTGACTCGACCATCATTTACACCCACACTGACGAGGCCCCGGCCCTGGCGACGTATTCGTTCTTGCCGGTGATCCAGGCATACGCGTCGACGGCCGGCGTCAGCGTGGAGACCCGTGACATCTCGCTGGCCGGTCGCATCATCGCGAGCTTCCCCGAGCGCCTGGAGGAGGGGCAGCGCATCGACGACGCCCTCGCCGAGCTCGGTGAGCTGGCGAAGACTCCCGAGGCGAACATCATCAAGCTGCCGAACATCTCGGCCTCGATCCCGCAGCTGAAGGCGGCCGTCGCCGAGCTCCAGGAGCAGGGCTACGCACTGCCGGACTACCCGGACGACCCGAAGACCGACGAGGAGCGCGACATCCGCGCCCGCTACGACAAGGTCAAGGGCAGCGCCGTCAACCCGGTCCTGCGCGAGGGCAACTCCGACCGCCGGGCCCCGGCGTCGGTCAAGAACTACGCCAAGTCCAACCCGCACCGCATGGGCGCCTGGTCGGCCGACTCGAAGACGAACGTCGCCACCATGGGCGTCGACGACTTCCGCTCCACCGAGAAGTCCACGGTCATCGGCCAGAACGGCACGCTGCGCATCGAGCTCTCGGGCGACGACGGCTCCACCACCGTGCTGCGTGAGTCGGTACCGGTCCTCGCGGGCGAGGTCGTCGACGCCTCCGTGATGCGGGTGGCCGCGCTGCGCGAGTTCCTCACCGCGCAGGTCGCCCGTGCCAAGGCCGAGGGCGTGCTGTTCTCGGTGCACCTGAAGGCCACGATGATGAAGGTCTCCGACCCGATCGTCTTCGGCCACGTGGTCCGCGCCTTCTTCCCGAAGACCTTCGCCCAGTACGGCGAGTCGCTCGCCGCCGCCGGCCTGACCCCGAACGACGGTCTCGGCGGCATCTACAAGGGCCTGGAGTCGCTGGCCGACGGCGCCGAGATCAAGGCGTCCTTCGACGCCGAGCTCGCCGAGGGCCCGGAGCTCGCCATGGTCGACTCCGACCGCGGCATCTCCAACCTGCACGTCCCCAGCGACGTCATCGTCGACGCCTCCATGCCGGCCATGATCCGCACCTCCGGCCACATGTGGGGCCCGGACGGCGCCGAGGCCGACACCCTCGCCGTCCTCCCCGACAGCAGCTACGCCGGCATCTACCAGGCCGTCATCGACGACTGCCGCGCCCACGGCGCCTACGACCCGTCCACGATGGGCTCGGTCCCGAACGTCGGCCTGATGGCGCAGAAGGCCGAGGAGTACGGCAGCCACGACAAGACCTTCGAGATCCCCGTCACGGGCACCGTGCGGGTCCTTGACGAGAGCGGCAACGCCGTCCTGGAGCAGGTCGTCGGCGCCGGTGACATCTTCCGGATGTGCCAGACCAAGGACGCGCCGATCCGCGACTGGGTCAAGCTCGCCGTCACCCGCGCCCGCGCCACCGGCAACCCGGCGGTGTTCTGGCTCGACGCCGGCCGTGCGCACGACGCCCAGCTCATCGAGAAGGTCAACACCTACCTCGCCGAGCACGACACCGACGGCCTGCAGATCGAGATCATGTCGCCGGTCGACGCGATCACGTTCTCCCTGGAGCGGATCCGCCGCGGCGAGGACACCATCTCGGTCACCGGCAACGTGCTGCGCGACTACCTGACCGACCTGTTCCCGATCCTGGAGCTGGGCACCAGCGCCAAGATGCTCTCGGTCGTCCCGCTGATGAACGGTGGCGGACTGTTCGAGACCGGCGCCGGCGGCTCCGCGCCCAAGCACGTCCAGCAGCTGGTCAAGGAGAACTACCTGCGCTGGGACAGCCTGGGTGAGTTCCTCGCCCTCGCGGTCAGCTTCGAGCACCTCGCGCAGAAGACCGGCAACGCCCGCGCCCAGGTGCTGGCCGACACCCTCGACCGCGCCACCGGCAGCTTCCTCAACGAGAACAAGTCGCCCAGCCGCAAGCTCGGCGGCATCGACAACCGCGGCAGCCACTTCTACCTCGCCCTGTACTGGGCGCAGGAGCTGGCCAAGCAGACCGATGACGCCCAGCTCGCGGAGGCGTTCGCGGCCCTCGCCAAGACGCTGACCGAGCAGGAGCAGACCATCGTCGACGAGCTGATCGCGGTGCAGGGCTCGCCGGCCGACATCGGCGGCTACTACCAGCCCGCCGTGGCGAAGGCCGATGCGGTCATGCGTCCGTCGAAGACCCTCAACCAGGCCCTGGCGAACCTCAGCTGA
- a CDS encoding GNAT family N-acetyltransferase — MPTSELTFRTALDADVPGLVDLIESAYRGDISRSGWTTEADLLEGQRTDPEGVTAVVRNETGRLLIAERDGALIACCQLEHRGDHAYFGMFAVRPELQGGGLGKVIIAEAERTAQDIWGAREMRMTVIRQRTELIAWYERRGYRRTGERTPFPYGDERFGIPQRPDLEFELLVKPLG; from the coding sequence ATGCCCACCAGCGAGCTCACCTTCCGTACCGCCCTCGATGCCGATGTCCCCGGGCTCGTCGACCTCATCGAGTCGGCCTACCGCGGCGACATCAGCCGCAGCGGCTGGACGACGGAGGCGGACCTGCTGGAGGGGCAGCGCACCGACCCCGAGGGCGTCACCGCCGTGGTGCGCAACGAGACCGGCCGGCTGCTGATAGCGGAGCGGGACGGTGCGCTGATCGCCTGCTGCCAGCTCGAACACCGCGGGGACCACGCGTACTTCGGGATGTTCGCGGTGCGTCCGGAGCTCCAGGGCGGCGGCCTCGGCAAGGTGATCATCGCGGAGGCGGAGCGGACCGCCCAGGACATCTGGGGCGCCCGGGAGATGCGGATGACGGTCATCCGGCAGCGCACGGAGCTGATCGCCTGGTACGAGCGCCGCGGCTACCGACGCACCGGGGAGCGCACCCCGTTCCCGTACGGCGACGAGCGGTTCGGCATCCCCCAGCGCCCCGACCTGGAATTCGAGCTGCTGGTCAAACCGCTCGGCTAG
- a CDS encoding DUF5134 domain-containing protein, with protein MHGPAWVGWLLVLLGVGAGAYCLVRARTGPVAQRGEARGEGLMALGMAAMAWPLAPPSWSPWLFTAVFGTAGLWALARRHLHHAVGALAMAYMAVAMVVPSQQPGHTGQMSQMSHLGPMEPMAQMGQADGASGAAAMAHTVPGGVPLLTGLLLVYFTGYVLAAGVRLVPAAGAVSGEAVTDGPVAGGPVADEPVAGGPTAVAGSGVLRACRVAMGIGMLAMLLAL; from the coding sequence GTGCACGGACCGGCCTGGGTCGGCTGGCTGCTGGTGCTGCTGGGGGTCGGCGCCGGGGCGTACTGCCTGGTGCGGGCGCGTACGGGGCCGGTCGCGCAGCGGGGCGAGGCGCGCGGCGAGGGGCTGATGGCGCTGGGCATGGCGGCGATGGCCTGGCCCCTCGCGCCGCCGTCGTGGTCGCCGTGGCTGTTCACCGCGGTCTTCGGGACGGCGGGCCTGTGGGCACTGGCACGCCGCCATCTGCACCATGCGGTGGGGGCGCTGGCCATGGCGTATATGGCGGTCGCGATGGTGGTGCCGTCCCAACAGCCGGGGCACACAGGGCAGATGAGCCAGATGAGCCACCTGGGCCCGATGGAGCCGATGGCGCAGATGGGCCAGGCGGACGGGGCGAGCGGCGCGGCCGCGATGGCGCATACCGTGCCGGGCGGGGTGCCGTTGCTGACGGGGCTGTTGCTCGTCTACTTCACCGGGTACGTGCTCGCGGCCGGGGTCCGGCTGGTGCCCGCGGCGGGCGCGGTGTCCGGGGAAGCGGTGACGGACGGGCCGGTGGCGGGTGGGCCGGTGGCGGACGAGCCGGTGGCAGGCGGGCCGACGGCCGTGGCGGGCTCCGGGGTGTTGCGGGCCTGCCGGGTGGCGATGGGGATTGGCATGCTGGCGATGTTGCTGGCGCTGTGA
- a CDS encoding VOC family protein: protein MVHVLSSRVLLRPADPERSRAFYGEALGLEIYREFGTGSERGTVYFLGGGFLEVSGRAAAPATETLQLWLQVADAAAAHQELLAHGVEVLRAPVQEPWGLIEMWIADPDGHRIVLTQVPADHPLRYRP, encoded by the coding sequence ATGGTGCACGTACTGAGCAGCAGGGTGCTGTTGCGGCCGGCCGATCCCGAGCGGTCGCGGGCGTTCTACGGCGAGGCGCTGGGGCTGGAGATCTACCGGGAATTCGGTACCGGCTCCGAGCGCGGCACGGTCTACTTCCTCGGCGGCGGCTTCCTGGAGGTGTCCGGCCGCGCCGCCGCTCCCGCCACCGAGACCCTCCAGCTCTGGCTCCAGGTGGCGGACGCCGCGGCGGCGCACCAGGAGCTGCTGGCGCACGGGGTGGAGGTGCTGCGCGCGCCCGTACAGGAGCCGTGGGGCCTGATCGAGATGTGGATCGCCGACCCGGATGGCCATCGGATCGTGCTCACCCAGGTCCCGGCGGACCACCCGCTGCGCTATCGCCCTTGA
- a CDS encoding phosphatase PAP2 family protein, which yields MPPTPRPTVRSSAVDDGRRPADTVRRVGPRLPALLCAGLCTLVFGLLTALVALRWEPLMAVDRALAGALHRTAVDASGWTRLNRVLSDWMWDPWMMRAVLVVAVVLLVRRGERLLGALVAGTALVGAGLQQVMKAVVGRERPVWPDPVDTAHYAAFPSGHAMSAVIAGALVLWLLRLGGARPLWCWTARTVAVVSVAGVGFTRVYLGVHWLSDVVAGWLLGGALVAATAAAYAGYAPRRGNGGARWAGGGA from the coding sequence ATGCCACCGACGCCGCGCCCCACCGTCCGGTCGTCCGCCGTGGACGACGGCCGCCGCCCCGCCGACACCGTGCGCCGGGTTGGCCCCCGTCTCCCGGCCCTGCTGTGTGCCGGCCTCTGCACGCTGGTCTTCGGCCTGCTGACGGCCCTGGTCGCGCTGCGCTGGGAACCCTTGATGGCGGTGGACCGTGCGCTGGCCGGGGCGCTGCACCGGACGGCGGTCGACGCGTCCGGCTGGACCCGGCTCAACCGGGTGCTCAGCGACTGGATGTGGGACCCGTGGATGATGCGCGCGGTGCTCGTGGTGGCGGTCGTGCTGCTCGTACGGCGTGGTGAGCGGCTGCTCGGGGCCCTGGTGGCGGGTACCGCGCTCGTGGGGGCCGGGCTGCAGCAGGTGATGAAGGCGGTGGTCGGCCGGGAGCGCCCGGTCTGGCCGGACCCGGTGGACACGGCGCATTACGCGGCGTTCCCGTCGGGGCATGCGATGTCCGCGGTGATCGCGGGCGCGCTGGTGCTGTGGCTGCTGCGGCTGGGCGGGGCCCGCCCGCTGTGGTGCTGGACGGCCCGGACGGTGGCCGTGGTCTCGGTCGCCGGGGTCGGCTTCACCCGGGTGTATCTGGGCGTGCACTGGCTGTCGGATGTCGTGGCGGGATGGCTGCTGGGCGGGGCGTTGGTGGCCGCGACGGCAGCGGCGTACGCCGGATATGCGCCCCGTAGGGGGAATGGGGGCGCGCGGTGGGCAGGAGGAGGGGCATGA
- a CDS encoding ABC transporter substrate-binding protein translates to MRLANRPLRLASCAAVALLTAAVGCAPQDASSGGPGAAGPGKQSCERGRLPTVAHGTLTVGTDKPAYAPWFHDDEPANGKGFESAVAYAVAKQLGYDKGAVRWQTVPFNNAFAPGAKKFDFDINQISVSAARKRAVAFSSGYYDVRQAVIALKGSKAARAKSIADLRRLKLGAQVGSTSLDVLQDTVRPAQQPAVFQKNDLAKSALKNGQVDAILVDLPTAFYITSAEVKDAEVVGQFAATGTAAEQFGLVLDKESRITGCVTAAVDTLRKNGTLAALEKKWLTDAVSVPVLK, encoded by the coding sequence ATGCGCCTCGCCAACCGCCCCCTACGCCTTGCCTCTTGCGCCGCCGTCGCGCTGCTCACCGCGGCCGTCGGCTGTGCCCCACAGGACGCGTCCTCCGGTGGTCCGGGGGCCGCCGGGCCCGGCAAGCAGAGCTGTGAGCGCGGCCGACTGCCCACCGTGGCCCACGGCACGCTCACGGTCGGCACCGACAAGCCCGCGTACGCACCGTGGTTCCACGACGACGAGCCGGCCAACGGCAAAGGCTTCGAATCCGCGGTCGCGTACGCCGTCGCCAAGCAACTGGGCTACGACAAGGGCGCGGTGCGCTGGCAGACCGTGCCGTTCAACAACGCCTTTGCGCCCGGTGCGAAGAAGTTCGACTTCGACATCAACCAGATCTCGGTCAGCGCCGCGCGCAAGCGGGCCGTCGCCTTCTCCTCCGGCTACTACGACGTACGGCAAGCGGTGATCGCGCTCAAGGGCTCCAAGGCGGCGCGCGCCAAGAGCATCGCCGACCTGCGGCGGCTCAAACTCGGTGCGCAGGTCGGCAGCACCAGCCTGGACGTCCTCCAGGACACGGTCCGGCCCGCGCAGCAGCCGGCCGTCTTCCAGAAGAACGACCTGGCCAAGTCCGCGCTGAAGAACGGCCAGGTCGATGCGATCCTCGTCGATCTGCCGACGGCCTTCTACATCACCTCGGCGGAGGTGAAGGACGCCGAGGTGGTCGGGCAGTTCGCGGCCACCGGCACCGCCGCGGAGCAGTTCGGCCTGGTGCTGGACAAGGAGAGCCGGATCACCGGGTGTGTGACGGCCGCGGTGGACACGCTGCGCAAGAACGGCACGCTGGCCGCGCTGGAGAAGAAGTGGCTGACCGACGCCGTTTCGGTTCCGGTGCTCAAGTGA
- a CDS encoding M56 family metallopeptidase codes for MMVTLALMMLGVLAAAMAPRLMARSDWPDREPVLALWVWQCVVAGVLLCCLLAMSLSAAAAWEAVRSPVFGFAPRVVVEAYALQTHGPWAGVLALLLAGGGAWTVFALTREVRAVRARRRQRRAELLRRAPLLPGEEPSGERLVVLEGDRPEAWWLSHASPQLVITTSALRRLKGHQLDALIAHEQGHARARHDLLLYCASALAAGFPQVPVFAAFRDQVHRLVELAADDVASRRFGRRTIALALVELNEDRGVFGPCPAQLAQVPQRVDRLLAPAPRFTPARRLRMTAVAALVPAIPLLVTFIPGLRALT; via the coding sequence ATGATGGTCACTCTCGCGCTGATGATGCTCGGCGTGCTGGCCGCGGCAATGGCGCCACGGCTGATGGCCCGTTCCGACTGGCCCGACCGTGAGCCGGTGCTCGCCCTGTGGGTGTGGCAGTGCGTGGTCGCAGGTGTTCTGCTGTGCTGTCTGCTCGCGATGTCGCTGAGCGCGGCCGCCGCCTGGGAAGCCGTCCGCAGCCCGGTGTTCGGGTTCGCCCCGCGGGTCGTCGTCGAGGCGTATGCGCTCCAGACGCACGGGCCCTGGGCCGGGGTGCTGGCCCTGCTGCTGGCGGGCGGCGGGGCCTGGACGGTCTTCGCCCTGACCCGCGAGGTACGGGCGGTCCGGGCCCGCAGGCGGCAGCGGCGGGCCGAGCTGCTGCGCCGCGCGCCGTTGTTGCCCGGCGAGGAGCCCTCCGGAGAGCGTCTGGTCGTCCTGGAGGGGGACCGCCCGGAGGCCTGGTGGCTGTCCCACGCCTCGCCCCAACTGGTCATCACCACCTCGGCGTTGCGTCGACTGAAGGGTCATCAGCTCGATGCGCTGATCGCCCATGAGCAAGGCCATGCGCGGGCCCGGCACGATCTCCTGCTGTACTGCGCCTCGGCACTGGCCGCCGGTTTTCCGCAGGTCCCGGTCTTCGCCGCGTTCCGCGATCAGGTGCACCGGCTGGTCGAGCTGGCCGCCGACGATGTGGCCTCGCGCCGCTTCGGCCGCCGGACGATCGCCCTGGCCCTGGTCGAACTCAATGAGGATCGCGGGGTGTTCGGCCCCTGCCCGGCCCAGCTCGCCCAGGTACCCCAGCGGGTGGACCGGCTGCTGGCCCCCGCACCGCGCTTCACCCCCGCCCGCCGCCTGCGGATGACGGCGGTGGCGGCGCTGGTACCGGCGATCCCGCTGCTGGTGACCTTCATTCCCGGGCTGAGGGCTTTGACCTAG
- a CDS encoding amino acid ABC transporter ATP-binding protein: MSTTDDTPRPAAETAGPAAPGDGPVLRLESVRKTYGRGTVVLRDVDLEVPPHTVTALIGASGSGKSTLLRCANLLEEIDDGAIFLDGAEITDPRADVDAVRRRIGVVFQAYNLFPHMTVLDNITLAPRRVHGVGRAEAEARARELLERLGLGGRAGEYPDRLSGGQQQRVAIVRALAGRPRLLLLDEITAALDPELVGEVLGVVRELKEEGMTMVIATHEMGFAREVADQVCFLDGGVVLERGTSEQVFGDPRHDRTRQFLQRIIQAGRL; this comes from the coding sequence ATGAGCACGACGGACGACACCCCGCGGCCCGCCGCCGAGACCGCCGGTCCGGCCGCGCCCGGCGACGGTCCGGTGCTGCGGCTGGAGTCCGTGCGCAAGACTTACGGGCGCGGCACGGTCGTACTGCGGGATGTGGATCTGGAGGTTCCGCCGCACACCGTGACCGCGCTGATCGGCGCCTCGGGGTCGGGCAAGTCCACCCTGCTGCGCTGCGCGAATCTCCTGGAGGAGATCGACGACGGCGCGATCTTCCTGGACGGTGCGGAGATCACCGATCCGCGGGCCGACGTGGACGCCGTACGCCGCCGGATCGGTGTGGTGTTCCAGGCGTACAACCTCTTCCCGCACATGACCGTGCTGGACAACATCACGCTGGCGCCGCGCCGGGTGCACGGGGTGGGGCGCGCCGAGGCGGAGGCGCGGGCCCGTGAGCTGCTGGAGCGGCTGGGGCTCGGCGGGCGGGCCGGGGAGTATCCGGACCGGCTCAGCGGCGGGCAGCAGCAGCGGGTCGCGATCGTCCGGGCGCTGGCCGGGCGGCCCCGGCTGCTGCTGCTCGACGAGATCACCGCGGCGCTCGACCCGGAGCTGGTCGGCGAGGTGCTGGGCGTCGTCCGCGAGCTCAAGGAGGAGGGCATGACCATGGTCATCGCCACCCATGAGATGGGCTTCGCGCGGGAGGTCGCCGACCAGGTGTGCTTCCTGGACGGCGGGGTGGTGCTGGAGCGCGGCACGTCGGAGCAGGTCTTCGGCGATCCGCGGCACGACCGCACCCGGCAGTTCCTGCAACGGATCATCCAGGCGGGGCGGCTGTGA
- a CDS encoding DUF3761 domain-containing protein, with the protein MPGTQRPMGPEEKKNARLGCAVIAAFVLLVGGCVNLMDGDDGDDGSKSSASSSVSEASDATDAPGIPGTSDASDAADGLGASDSESGTDSESSTDTEDSTVTVPDYTGRNLQEAQDDAQGRGLYLLDSRDLSVRQRTQVWDRNWQVCDQEPTAGTLMADSETLTFTVVRTSETCDDPDAAESADGDEPSEPTDDPAETGSSSSSGSSSSSGSSDSSGTSGSSGDAGSSGGREQAQAPAGASAQCNDGTYSYSQHRRGTCSHHHGVATWLRSLPA; encoded by the coding sequence ATGCCCGGAACCCAACGGCCCATGGGGCCGGAAGAGAAGAAGAACGCCCGGCTCGGCTGCGCGGTGATCGCCGCTTTCGTGCTGCTGGTGGGCGGCTGCGTCAACCTGATGGACGGCGATGACGGCGACGACGGCTCGAAGTCGTCGGCCAGTAGCTCCGTTTCCGAGGCGTCCGACGCGACGGACGCCCCAGGCATCCCAGGCACGTCGGACGCCTCCGACGCAGCAGACGGATTGGGCGCGTCCGACAGCGAGAGCGGCACGGACAGCGAGAGCAGTACCGATACCGAGGACAGCACCGTCACGGTCCCGGACTACACCGGGCGCAACCTCCAGGAGGCGCAGGACGACGCACAGGGCAGGGGCCTCTACCTGCTCGACAGCCGCGATCTGTCCGTCCGCCAACGCACCCAGGTGTGGGACCGGAACTGGCAGGTATGCGACCAGGAGCCGACCGCCGGGACGCTCATGGCGGACTCGGAAACGCTGACGTTCACCGTCGTGAGGACCAGCGAGACCTGCGACGATCCTGACGCTGCGGAGTCCGCAGACGGTGACGAACCCTCCGAGCCGACGGACGATCCGGCCGAGACCGGCAGTTCCAGTAGCTCCGGCAGCTCCAGCAGTTCCGGCAGTTCTGATAGCTCCGGCACCTCTGGCTCGTCCGGCGATGCCGGCTCCTCCGGTGGCAGGGAGCAAGCGCAGGCCCCGGCAGGTGCCTCCGCGCAGTGCAATGACGGGACCTACAGCTACAGCCAACACCGCCGGGGCACATGCAGCCATCACCACGGCGTCGCCACCTGGCTCCGGAGCCTTCCGGCCTGA